In Tepidimonas taiwanensis, the following are encoded in one genomic region:
- the dnaQ gene encoding DNA polymerase III subunit epsilon: protein MRQIVLDTETTGLSPQDGDRIIEIGCVELVNRQLTGNNRHYYLNPERDIHEDALRVHGITLEFLADKPRFADIAPELLDYLQGAELIIHNAPFDLGFLDAEFGRLGLGPTRRLVRGVIDTLVMAKEMWPGKRNGLDALCDRLGVDNSGRQLHGALLDAELLADVYIYMTRGQESLVIDVRGDDAGQGGSVERRDLSGFTLPVLRASDAECAEHEALLAALDKESKGRTVWRRHEPAAPVTG, encoded by the coding sequence ATGCGCCAGATCGTCCTCGACACCGAAACCACGGGCCTGTCGCCGCAGGACGGCGACCGCATCATCGAAATCGGCTGCGTGGAACTGGTCAACCGCCAGCTCACGGGCAACAACCGGCATTACTACCTCAACCCCGAACGCGACATCCACGAGGACGCGCTGCGGGTGCACGGCATCACGCTCGAGTTCCTGGCGGACAAGCCGCGCTTCGCCGACATCGCGCCGGAACTGCTCGACTACCTGCAGGGGGCGGAGCTGATTATCCACAACGCGCCGTTCGACCTGGGTTTTCTGGACGCGGAGTTCGGGCGGCTGGGGCTGGGGCCGACGCGGCGGCTGGTGCGCGGGGTCATCGACACGCTGGTGATGGCCAAGGAGATGTGGCCCGGCAAGCGCAACGGGCTGGACGCCCTGTGCGATCGGCTGGGGGTCGACAACTCCGGCCGGCAGTTGCACGGCGCGCTGCTGGACGCCGAATTGCTCGCCGACGTCTACATTTACATGACGCGCGGGCAGGAGTCGCTCGTCATCGACGTGCGCGGGGATGACGCGGGGCAGGGCGGCTCGGTCGAGCGCCGCGATCTGTCGGGCTTTACGCTGCCCGTGCTGCGCGCGAGCGACGCGGAATGCGCCGAACACGAGGCGCTGCTCGCCGCCCTCGACAAGGAATCCAAGGGACGTACGGTCTGGCGCCGGCACGAGCCCGCGGCCCCTGTCACGGGCTAA
- the fdx gene encoding ISC system 2Fe-2S type ferredoxin: MPAITVLPHPEICPQGATIHAPTGTSLCEALLDHDIEIEHACEMSCACTTCHVIVRQGYESLNEPSEEEEDMLDKAWGLEPQSRLSCQARLGTRDVTIEIPRYTINHARERH; this comes from the coding sequence ATGCCTGCGATCACCGTCTTGCCCCATCCTGAGATTTGCCCGCAGGGCGCCACCATCCACGCGCCCACCGGCACGAGCCTGTGCGAGGCGCTGCTGGACCACGATATCGAGATCGAGCACGCGTGCGAGATGAGCTGCGCCTGCACGACGTGCCATGTCATCGTGCGGCAGGGCTACGAGTCGCTCAACGAACCCTCCGAGGAGGAGGAAGACATGCTCGACAAGGCGTGGGGCCTGGAGCCGCAGTCCCGCCTGAGCTGTCAGGCGCGGCTCGGAACGCGCGACGTGACGATCGAAATTCCGCGCTACACCATCAACCACGCCCGCGAACGCCACTGA
- the hscA gene encoding Fe-S protein assembly chaperone HscA, with protein MALLQISEPGAAPDPHQRRIAVGIDLGTTHSLVAAVRHGVAECLPDEQGRILLPSVVRYLPPGSQPSRQIGYEALAAQVDDPANTISSVKRLMGRSLADIQAHGVAGRLPYAVAEGPGGIVVRTVAGDKTPVEVSAEILATLRQRAEDTFDSELYGAVITVPAYFDDAQRQATKDAARLAGLNVLRLLNEPTAAAIAYGLDNAAEGLYLVYDLGGGTFDVSLLRLTVGVFEVVATGGDSALGGDDYDRALADWALERACAGAHVADLPPRQRAALLAEARRVKEALSDRPDDEAVALTVPVGDGAQTVDVRQADFEAATRHLTERTLAAVRRVLRDARVGADEIQGVVMVGGSTRMPVVRRAVAALFGREPLTNLNPDEVVAIGAAIQANQLAGNSPDGEMLLLDVIPLSLGIETMGGLVERIVPRNTPIPTARAQDFTTYRDGQTALAIHVVQGERDLVQDCRSLARFELRGIPPMAAGAARIRVTFTVDADGLLTVSARELSTGVEAHVNVKPSYGLTDEQIARMLQEGFATAEQDMQQRALIEARVEAERMLEATRSALATDGDLLEAAERAQIDALMAALEAARGGTDAAAIDAATEALAKGTEAFAARRMNRSIAQALAGRHVENL; from the coding sequence ATGGCTTTATTGCAAATCTCCGAGCCGGGCGCGGCGCCCGACCCGCACCAGCGGCGCATCGCCGTGGGCATCGACCTCGGCACCACGCACTCGCTGGTCGCCGCGGTCCGCCACGGCGTGGCCGAATGCCTGCCCGATGAGCAGGGGCGCATCCTGTTGCCGAGCGTCGTTCGCTACCTGCCGCCAGGGTCGCAGCCGTCGCGACAGATCGGGTATGAGGCGCTGGCGGCGCAGGTGGACGACCCCGCCAACACGATCAGCTCCGTCAAGCGCCTGATGGGGCGCTCGCTCGCCGACATCCAGGCGCACGGGGTCGCGGGGCGGCTGCCGTACGCCGTCGCCGAAGGGCCGGGCGGCATCGTCGTGCGCACCGTCGCCGGTGACAAGACGCCGGTCGAGGTCAGCGCCGAGATCCTGGCCACGCTGCGCCAGCGGGCGGAGGACACCTTCGACAGCGAGCTCTACGGCGCCGTCATCACCGTGCCCGCTTACTTCGACGACGCGCAGCGGCAGGCGACCAAGGACGCCGCGCGGCTCGCCGGGCTGAACGTGCTGCGCTTGCTCAACGAGCCGACCGCGGCCGCCATCGCCTACGGGCTCGACAACGCGGCCGAGGGTCTGTACCTCGTCTACGACCTGGGCGGCGGTACGTTCGACGTGTCGCTGCTGCGGCTCACCGTGGGTGTGTTCGAAGTCGTGGCCACCGGCGGGGACTCGGCGCTGGGGGGCGACGACTACGACCGGGCGCTGGCCGACTGGGCGCTGGAGCGGGCGTGTGCGGGGGCGCATGTCGCGGATCTGCCCCCGCGGCAACGCGCCGCGCTGCTGGCCGAGGCGCGCCGCGTAAAAGAGGCGCTGAGCGACCGCCCCGACGACGAGGCGGTCGCGTTGACCGTGCCCGTGGGCGACGGGGCGCAGACCGTCGACGTTCGGCAGGCGGATTTCGAGGCGGCGACGCGCCACCTGACGGAGCGGACGCTGGCCGCGGTGCGGCGCGTCTTGCGCGACGCACGGGTCGGCGCGGACGAAATCCAGGGGGTCGTGATGGTGGGCGGCTCCACGCGCATGCCGGTGGTGCGGCGGGCGGTGGCGGCGCTGTTCGGGCGCGAGCCGCTGACCAACCTCAACCCGGACGAGGTGGTGGCGATCGGCGCGGCCATCCAGGCCAACCAGCTGGCTGGCAATTCGCCGGATGGCGAGATGCTGCTGCTCGACGTTATCCCGCTGTCGCTGGGCATCGAGACGATGGGCGGGCTGGTGGAGCGCATCGTGCCGCGCAACACACCGATTCCGACGGCGCGCGCGCAGGACTTCACGACCTACCGCGACGGCCAGACGGCGCTGGCGATCCACGTCGTGCAGGGCGAGCGCGACCTGGTGCAGGACTGCCGCAGCCTCGCGCGCTTCGAGCTGCGCGGCATTCCGCCGATGGCGGCGGGGGCAGCCCGGATCCGGGTGACGTTCACCGTGGACGCGGACGGGCTGCTGACCGTCAGCGCACGGGAGCTCAGCACCGGCGTCGAGGCGCACGTCAACGTCAAACCGTCCTACGGCCTGACCGACGAGCAGATCGCCCGCATGCTGCAGGAGGGCTTTGCCACCGCCGAGCAGGACATGCAGCAGCGCGCCCTGATCGAAGCGCGGGTGGAGGCCGAGCGGATGCTAGAAGCCACGCGCAGTGCGCTGGCCACCGACGGTGACCTGCTCGAGGCGGCGGAGCGCGCCCAGATCGATGCCCTGATGGCGGCGCTGGAAGCGGCCCGCGGGGGGACCGATGCCGCGGCGATCGACGCCGCCACCGAGGCGCTGGCCAAAGGGACGGAAGCCTTTGCCGCCCGCCGCATGAACCGCAGCATCGCCCAGGCGCTGGCCGGGCGGCATGTGGAGAATCTTTGA
- the hscB gene encoding Fe-S protein assembly co-chaperone HscB produces the protein MASRSASEGTAGPSLQDDDFALFGLPRRFDLDRALLDERWKALQRQAHPDRFAHQGAAAQRVAMQWSVRINEAYHRLRDPLRRAAYWCELHGVPVDAESNTVMPADFLLQQMQWREALDDARDAADIEALLQTVEAQRRERLAALADAIDQRQDARAAVEQVRALMFIERFIDSLHARLEH, from the coding sequence GTGGCGAGTCGTTCCGCGTCTGAGGGCACCGCGGGGCCGTCGCTGCAGGACGACGATTTCGCGCTGTTCGGGTTGCCGCGGCGCTTCGACCTCGACCGCGCGCTGCTCGACGAGCGCTGGAAGGCCCTGCAGCGTCAGGCGCACCCCGACCGCTTCGCGCACCAAGGGGCCGCCGCGCAACGGGTGGCCATGCAGTGGTCGGTGCGCATCAACGAGGCGTATCACCGCCTGCGCGACCCGTTGCGGCGCGCAGCCTACTGGTGCGAACTGCACGGGGTGCCGGTCGACGCCGAATCCAACACCGTAATGCCAGCGGACTTCCTGCTGCAGCAAATGCAGTGGCGCGAGGCGCTGGACGACGCGCGCGATGCGGCCGACATCGAAGCCTTGCTGCAGACGGTCGAGGCGCAGCGCCGCGAGCGGCTGGCGGCGCTGGCCGACGCGATCGACCAGCGCCAGGACGCCCGCGCGGCGGTCGAGCAGGTGCGCGCGCTGATGTTCATCGAGCGGTTCATCGACAGCCTGCACGCGCGACTCGAGCACTGA
- the iscA gene encoding iron-sulfur cluster assembly protein IscA, with translation MAVTLTEAAARHVQKYLARRGKGVGVRLGVKTTGCSGLAYKLEYADAVAPEDIVFEAHGVKVLVDPKSLPYLDGTELDFVREGLNEGFKFHNPNERDRCGCGESFRV, from the coding sequence ATGGCCGTCACCCTCACCGAAGCCGCTGCCCGGCACGTGCAAAAGTACCTCGCCCGCCGGGGGAAGGGCGTCGGCGTCCGCCTGGGCGTCAAGACGACCGGCTGCTCTGGGCTGGCGTACAAGCTCGAATATGCCGATGCGGTGGCGCCCGAGGACATCGTGTTCGAGGCGCACGGGGTGAAGGTGCTCGTCGATCCCAAGAGCCTGCCGTACCTGGACGGCACTGAGCTCGACTTCGTGCGCGAGGGCCTCAACGAAGGCTTCAAGTTCCACAACCCCAATGAGCGGGACCGCTGTGGCTGTGGCGAGTCGTTCCGCGTCTGA
- the iscU gene encoding Fe-S cluster assembly scaffold IscU, with translation MAYSDKVIDHYENPRNVGSFDKNDENVGTGMVGAPACGDVMKLQIKVNPETGVIEDARFKTYGCGSAIASSSLVTEWVKGKTLEEAAQIKNSQIAEELALPPVKIHCSILAEDAIKAAVEDYKKKHAATSVAA, from the coding sequence ATGGCATACAGCGACAAGGTCATCGACCACTACGAGAACCCGCGCAACGTCGGCAGCTTCGACAAAAATGACGAGAACGTCGGCACCGGCATGGTCGGCGCGCCCGCCTGTGGCGACGTGATGAAGCTGCAGATCAAGGTGAACCCCGAGACCGGGGTCATCGAGGACGCGCGCTTCAAGACCTACGGCTGCGGTTCGGCGATCGCGTCGAGCTCGCTGGTCACCGAGTGGGTCAAGGGCAAGACGCTGGAAGAAGCCGCGCAGATCAAGAACAGCCAGATCGCCGAAGAGCTGGCGCTGCCGCCGGTGAAGATACACTGTTCGATCCTCGCCGAAGACGCCATCAAGGCGGCGGTCGAGGACTACAAAAAGAAGCACGCCGCGACCAGCGTCGCCGCTTGA
- a CDS encoding IscS subfamily cysteine desulfurase, producing the protein MSKTPHFPIYMDYSATTPVDPRVVDKMIPWLYEHFGNPASRSHAWGWEAEKAVEHAREQVADLIGADPREIVWTSGATESNNLALKGAAHFYQGKGRHIITVKTEHKAVLDTCRHLEREGFEVTYLDVDQDGLVNLDAFRDAIRPDTILASVMFVNNEIGVIQDIEAIGQICREKGVIFHVDAAQATGKVEIDLGKLPVDLMSLASHKTYGPKGIGALYVRRKPRVRLEAQMHGGGHERGLRSGTLATHQCVGMGEAFAIAKAEMPTELPRIQRLHDRLLAGLSQIEQSFVNGHPTKRVPHNLNMSFNYVEGESLIMGIKGVAVSSGSACTSASLEPSYVLRALGRSDELAHSSLRITIGRWTTEEQVDYAIEAIKANVEKLRELSPLWEMYKDGIDLNSIQWAAH; encoded by the coding sequence ATGAGCAAGACGCCGCATTTTCCGATTTACATGGACTACAGCGCCACCACGCCGGTGGACCCGCGCGTGGTCGACAAGATGATCCCGTGGCTGTACGAGCATTTCGGCAACCCAGCCTCGCGCAGCCACGCCTGGGGCTGGGAAGCGGAAAAGGCCGTCGAACACGCGCGGGAGCAGGTCGCGGACCTGATCGGGGCCGACCCGCGCGAGATCGTCTGGACCAGCGGCGCGACCGAATCGAACAACCTCGCGCTCAAGGGGGCGGCGCACTTCTACCAGGGCAAGGGCCGGCACATCATCACGGTCAAGACCGAGCACAAGGCGGTGCTCGACACCTGCCGGCACCTGGAGCGTGAAGGCTTCGAGGTCACGTACCTCGACGTCGATCAGGATGGCCTGGTGAACCTGGACGCGTTTCGGGATGCGATCCGGCCCGACACGATCCTGGCCAGCGTGATGTTCGTCAACAACGAGATCGGCGTCATCCAGGACATCGAGGCCATTGGCCAGATCTGCCGGGAAAAGGGCGTGATCTTCCACGTCGACGCCGCGCAGGCGACCGGCAAGGTCGAGATCGACCTCGGCAAGCTGCCGGTCGACCTGATGAGCCTGGCTTCGCACAAGACCTACGGTCCGAAAGGCATCGGCGCGCTGTACGTGCGCCGCAAGCCGCGCGTGCGGCTGGAAGCGCAAATGCACGGCGGCGGGCACGAGCGCGGGCTGCGTTCCGGCACGCTCGCGACGCACCAGTGCGTCGGGATGGGCGAGGCGTTCGCGATCGCCAAGGCCGAGATGCCCACCGAGCTGCCGCGCATCCAGCGCCTCCACGACCGGCTGCTCGCGGGCCTGAGCCAGATCGAGCAGTCGTTCGTCAACGGCCACCCGACCAAGCGCGTGCCGCACAACCTCAACATGAGCTTCAACTACGTCGAGGGCGAGTCCCTGATCATGGGGATCAAGGGGGTGGCCGTCTCCAGCGGCTCCGCCTGTACGTCGGCGAGCCTGGAGCCCAGCTACGTGCTGCGTGCGCTCGGCCGCAGCGACGAGCTCGCCCACAGCAGCCTGCGCATCACGATCGGTCGCTGGACGACCGAGGAGCAGGTGGACTACGCGATCGAGGCCATCAAGGCCAACGTCGAGAAGCTGCGTGAACTCTCGCCGCTGTGGGAGATGTACAAGGACGGCATCGACCTCAACAGCATCCAATGGGCCGCGCACTGA
- the iscR gene encoding Fe-S cluster assembly transcriptional regulator IscR produces the protein MRLTTKGRFAVTAMIDLALRQASGPVTLAAISQRQHISLSYLEQLFGKLRRHHLVESTRGPGGGYTLGRKASEITVADIILSVDEPIDATQCGGKENCHGEGQRCMTHDLWAELNERMVEFLRSVTLQKLVDEQLARGVAVEPGPSIKRAISPTPVVKPVRVNAPNSVFALASANGH, from the coding sequence ATGCGCCTGACCACCAAAGGCCGTTTCGCCGTCACGGCGATGATCGATCTGGCGTTGCGCCAGGCCAGCGGTCCCGTCACGCTCGCCGCGATCAGCCAGCGCCAGCACATTTCGCTGTCGTACCTGGAGCAGCTCTTCGGTAAGCTGCGCCGGCATCATCTGGTCGAGTCCACGCGAGGCCCCGGCGGGGGGTACACGCTCGGGCGCAAGGCGTCCGAGATCACCGTGGCCGACATCATTCTCTCGGTGGACGAGCCGATCGACGCCACGCAGTGCGGCGGCAAGGAAAACTGCCACGGCGAGGGGCAGCGCTGCATGACGCACGACCTGTGGGCGGAGCTCAACGAGCGCATGGTGGAGTTCCTGCGATCGGTGACGCTGCAAAAACTGGTCGACGAACAGCTCGCCCGCGGCGTGGCGGTCGAGCCCGGCCCGTCGATCAAGCGCGCCATCTCGCCCACGCCGGTGGTCAAGCCGGTGCGGGTCAATGCGCCCAACTCAGTGTTTGCGCTGGCCTCGGCCAACGGTCACTGA
- a CDS encoding sensor histidine kinase — translation MPSIENRLGADASVPITAQTVWPADAAFAAWAVMVGGVLVVLLAWSVARALRQNGLLWAAAAAGLHALYGWSWVAGPWSLQTGEEGGGLRLVLGGACLAALLVTLWVLMRLAHSSGGGTAAVGWTALSALVDAALVAHDSGLVTLGGPQTLAVWGRGLAVVALGVAVLAWGLAQIDALLRSNGVLREELNRYAAEWRGMTERLRRAQRQHDVDRERRRIMREMHDGLGSQLVQALNLVRQSPDVVARASIEPLLVQALDELRLTLDSLEPMEGDLPAVLGTIRQRLGPTLEAAGIELRWAVQDVAPLPMLDSRGVLHLFRCLQEIFANIVKHAHARTVTVATWQHRDFVLLTVEDDGQGMPPGTLSGAQGRGVRNVLARATKIGATVRFYDAHPGTGVRFCFSLRLGRPDAS, via the coding sequence ATGCCATCCATCGAGAATCGCTTGGGGGCCGATGCCTCGGTTCCCATCACCGCGCAAACCGTGTGGCCGGCGGATGCCGCATTCGCTGCATGGGCTGTCATGGTGGGCGGTGTGTTGGTGGTGCTGCTCGCTTGGAGTGTGGCACGTGCCCTGCGACAAAATGGGCTGTTGTGGGCGGCGGCTGCAGCGGGGTTGCATGCTCTCTATGGTTGGAGCTGGGTCGCAGGCCCATGGTCGCTCCAGACTGGGGAGGAGGGCGGCGGTTTGCGCCTTGTGCTCGGTGGGGCATGTCTGGCGGCGCTGCTCGTGACGCTGTGGGTGTTGATGCGACTGGCGCATTCGAGCGGAGGTGGTACGGCAGCCGTTGGCTGGACTGCGTTATCGGCGCTGGTCGATGCCGCGCTCGTCGCGCACGACAGCGGGTTGGTGACGCTCGGTGGCCCGCAGACGCTGGCGGTTTGGGGTAGAGGGCTTGCTGTTGTCGCGCTGGGTGTGGCGGTGCTGGCGTGGGGCCTGGCGCAAATCGATGCATTGCTGCGGTCCAACGGGGTTTTGCGTGAAGAGCTGAATCGGTACGCTGCCGAATGGCGAGGGATGACCGAGCGACTGCGTCGCGCGCAGCGGCAACACGATGTCGACCGAGAGCGACGGCGCATCATGCGAGAGATGCACGACGGGCTGGGCAGCCAACTGGTGCAGGCCCTCAACCTGGTGCGTCAATCCCCTGATGTCGTGGCGCGGGCGTCGATCGAGCCGTTGCTGGTGCAGGCGCTCGATGAGTTACGGCTGACATTGGACTCGCTCGAGCCGATGGAGGGGGATTTACCCGCTGTGCTGGGGACGATACGTCAGCGCTTGGGGCCGACGCTGGAGGCGGCGGGCATCGAGTTGCGCTGGGCCGTGCAAGACGTGGCCCCGCTGCCCATGCTGGATTCGAGAGGGGTTTTGCACCTGTTTCGCTGTCTGCAGGAAATTTTTGCCAACATTGTCAAACACGCGCACGCTCGCACGGTGACGGTGGCGACTTGGCAGCATCGGGATTTTGTCTTGCTCACCGTCGAGGACGATGGGCAAGGGATGCCGCCGGGGACCCTGTCGGGCGCGCAAGGTCGTGGGGTTCGCAACGTGCTGGCGCGGGCGACCAAAATCGGCGCCACCGTTCGTTTTTATGACGCTCATCCCGGCACGGGCGTGCGGTTTTGCTTCTCGCTGCGCTTGGGAAGGCCCGATGCCTCCTGA
- a CDS encoding LuxR C-terminal-related transcriptional regulator, translating to MADITRLYLIEDDPTILRFVEAALRQRPDWRLVGHSDTYAHAERMAPHSLADVFLVDLGLPDGRGEDMLRLLAQARPDAELLVFTVFGDESRLIRALQMGATGYVLKGCSEDELIAAIQQIREGGAPISPLLARMLLKQFRAAGAEAGAVADGPVPELSERETDVLRLVAQGYVNKEIAQRLGIGVSTVSTHVKNLYRKLAVHTRVQVVRAAQARGLL from the coding sequence ATGGCGGACATCACGCGTCTGTATCTGATCGAGGACGACCCCACCATTCTGCGCTTCGTCGAGGCTGCGTTGCGGCAGCGCCCCGACTGGCGGCTGGTGGGGCATTCCGACACCTACGCGCACGCGGAGCGCATGGCGCCGCATAGCCTGGCGGATGTGTTCCTGGTCGATCTGGGGTTGCCGGACGGGCGGGGCGAGGACATGCTGCGGCTGCTGGCCCAGGCGCGGCCCGACGCCGAGCTGCTGGTCTTCACCGTCTTCGGTGACGAGTCGCGCCTGATCCGCGCGCTGCAGATGGGTGCTACGGGCTACGTCCTCAAGGGCTGCAGCGAGGACGAACTGATCGCGGCCATCCAGCAGATCCGCGAGGGGGGTGCCCCCATTTCGCCGCTGCTCGCGCGCATGCTGCTCAAGCAGTTCCGTGCCGCGGGCGCGGAGGCCGGCGCGGTGGCCGATGGCCCGGTGCCCGAGTTGTCGGAGCGGGAGACCGACGTCCTGCGCCTCGTCGCGCAGGGCTACGTGAACAAGGAGATCGCGCAGCGCCTGGGTATCGGGGTCTCGACGGTCAGCACGCACGTCAAAAACCTCTACCGCAAGCTGGCCGTGCACACCCGGGTACAGGTGGTGCGCGCCGCGCAGGCGCGGGGGTTGTTGTGA
- the uvrB gene encoding excinuclease ABC subunit UvrB yields MGNESTGRFVTFEGSPFQLFQPYPPAGDQPEAIARLVEGVRDGEAFQTLLGVTGSGKTYTMANVIARLGRPAIVFAPNKTLAAQLYSEFREFFPKNAVEYFVSYYDYYQPEAYVPQRDLYIEKDSAINEHIEQLRLSCTKSLLERRDVVIVATVSAIYGIGNPEHYHRMILTLRAGDRIGQRDIIAQLVRMQYQRNEQEFVRGKFRVRGDTIDVFPAEHSELAVRIELFDDEVESLALFDPLTGHVRQKLPRFTIYPSSHYVTPREQVLRAVEGIKQELDARLKELVAMGKLLEAQRLEQRTRFDLEMLVEVGHCKGIENYTRHLSGSAPGEPPSTLTDYLPRDALMFLDESHVMIGQLAGMYNGDRARKTTLVEYGFRLPSALDNRPLKFEEFEQRMRQVIFVSATPGEYELRRSSQVVEQVVRPTGLVDPVVEVRPATHQVDDVLQEIRLRVERDERVLVTTLTKRMAEQLTDYLTENGVRVRYLHSDVDTVERVEIIRDLRLGAFDVLVGINLLREGLDIPEVSLVAILDADKEGFLRAERSLIQTIGRAARNLNGMAILYADTITDSMRRAIDETERRRAKQLAYNAAHGITPRGVHKRIKDLIDGVVSDKAAQEAQREAEVRAAAALVEEMDEKDLAREIKRLEKQMLEHARNLEFEAAARVRDRLAALKDRVLGAHGSEAAALASP; encoded by the coding sequence TTGGGCAACGAAAGCACGGGACGGTTCGTCACGTTCGAGGGCTCGCCGTTCCAGCTGTTTCAACCGTATCCGCCGGCGGGCGACCAGCCGGAGGCCATCGCGCGCCTGGTCGAGGGCGTGCGCGACGGCGAGGCGTTCCAGACGCTGCTGGGCGTCACCGGCTCCGGCAAGACCTACACGATGGCCAACGTGATCGCCCGTCTGGGGCGCCCGGCCATCGTCTTTGCGCCGAACAAGACACTGGCAGCGCAGCTTTACAGCGAGTTTCGCGAGTTCTTTCCGAAGAACGCCGTCGAATACTTTGTCAGTTATTACGATTATTACCAGCCCGAGGCCTACGTCCCGCAGCGCGACCTCTACATCGAAAAGGACAGCGCGATCAACGAGCACATCGAGCAGCTGCGCCTGTCGTGCACCAAGAGCCTGCTGGAGCGGCGCGACGTCGTCATCGTCGCCACCGTCAGCGCGATCTACGGCATCGGCAACCCGGAGCATTACCACCGCATGATCCTGACGCTGCGCGCCGGTGACCGCATCGGCCAGCGTGACATCATCGCGCAGCTCGTGCGCATGCAGTACCAGCGCAACGAGCAGGAATTCGTGCGCGGCAAGTTCCGCGTACGCGGGGACACGATCGACGTGTTCCCGGCGGAGCACTCCGAACTCGCGGTGCGCATCGAGCTGTTCGACGACGAGGTGGAGTCGCTCGCGCTGTTCGACCCGCTCACCGGCCACGTGCGGCAGAAGCTGCCGCGCTTTACCATCTACCCGAGCAGCCACTACGTGACCCCGCGCGAACAGGTGCTGCGCGCGGTGGAGGGCATCAAGCAGGAGCTGGACGCGCGGCTGAAGGAGCTGGTCGCGATGGGCAAGCTGCTGGAGGCGCAGCGGCTGGAGCAGCGCACGCGCTTCGACCTGGAGATGCTGGTCGAGGTCGGGCACTGCAAGGGCATCGAAAACTACACGCGCCACCTCTCCGGCTCCGCGCCGGGCGAGCCCCCCAGCACGCTGACCGATTACCTCCCGCGCGACGCGCTGATGTTCCTGGACGAGAGCCACGTGATGATCGGGCAGCTCGCGGGGATGTACAACGGCGACCGCGCGCGCAAGACGACGCTGGTCGAGTACGGATTTCGCCTGCCCAGCGCGCTGGACAACCGGCCGCTGAAGTTCGAGGAGTTCGAACAGCGCATGCGGCAGGTCATTTTCGTTTCCGCGACGCCGGGGGAGTACGAGTTGCGCCGCTCGTCACAGGTGGTGGAGCAGGTGGTGCGCCCCACGGGCCTGGTGGACCCCGTCGTGGAAGTGCGCCCGGCCACTCACCAGGTCGACGATGTGCTGCAGGAAATCCGCCTGCGCGTGGAGCGCGACGAGCGCGTGCTGGTGACGACGCTCACCAAACGCATGGCCGAGCAGTTGACCGACTACCTGACGGAAAACGGCGTGCGCGTGCGCTACCTGCACTCGGACGTGGACACGGTCGAGCGCGTGGAGATCATCCGCGACCTGCGGCTGGGGGCGTTCGACGTGCTGGTCGGTATCAACCTGCTGCGCGAGGGGCTGGACATCCCCGAGGTGTCGCTGGTAGCGATTCTGGACGCCGACAAGGAGGGTTTCCTGCGCGCCGAGCGCAGCCTCATCCAGACCATCGGCCGCGCGGCACGCAACCTCAACGGCATGGCGATCCTCTACGCCGACACCATCACCGACTCGATGCGCCGCGCGATCGACGAGACCGAGCGCCGCCGCGCCAAGCAGCTCGCCTACAACGCGGCGCACGGTATCACGCCGCGCGGCGTGCACAAGCGCATCAAGGACCTGATCGACGGCGTCGTCAGCGACAAAGCGGCGCAGGAGGCGCAGCGCGAGGCCGAGGTGCGCGCGGCCGCGGCGCTGGTGGAGGAGATGGACGAAAAAGACCTGGCGCGCGAGATCAAGCGGTTGGAAAAACAGATGCTGGAGCACGCGCGCAATCTGGAGTTCGAGGCTGCGGCGCGCGTGCGCGACCGGCTCGCCGCCCTGAAAGACCGCGTGCTCGGCGCGCACGGCAGCGAAGCGGCGGCGTTGGCGTCGCCGTGA